From Camelina sativa cultivar DH55 chromosome 5, Cs, whole genome shotgun sequence:
GGAAACTATATCTGGACAAGCACTCACAAACAGTTTCCTCATCATCATATGTTTCTGAATTCACATTACAGTGCAGAAGACCCtgaaatataaaaagagaggattagagagagattggagattttttttaagtataaacTCTTTCGAGGTTAGTGGTACATACTCGAATGACAAGAGTCTTTAGATTTGGAGCACTCTGTAGCACATATGGCAGAGCCTTCCAACATAATTCATTATCGGTAGCAATAGATAAATGTTGCAGGTTATTATATACTGGTATTGCTCCCCGGAAGAAATAAAATgcctgaaacaaacaaacaaccaaaacattaaacaaacCTCTTTTAAGCATTACATGTAACAACAACTAACACCTAATGATGCTTCACAGAGAAAATGTACTTACCTCCGTAGTTTCAGGAGATGATAAGTTTAAGATCTCAACATTTTTCAACCCCTTAATCAGATTGGTTGGGTCGCCAGTAATGAGAGCATCATCTCTTATAAAATTTCCATTCCAGTTGTGTTCAACTGTCAAAATAATACTGAGCTTGGCTTCCACAACGGAGTCAAGATTAACAATTGGATAAGCTTCCGGAATGAAATCAACGTAGTCTAAATAGGTAAGACTCGGAATATCAAAAGTAATGCTCTCCAAATAATACTCATCAGCTAGAAGATTATGGCTAATAGTAAGTCTCTCAAGGGTCGGACTTGACACACAGCGAGACCATTTCCAATGTTCCCATTCCACTTCACGCATCACTAATTCCACAAGCACAGGGCAAGCAGAAAGAAGCTTTTGGAATGCACAACCGTAACGATCATAGAACTTAACTGAATCGAGAGTGAGAGTCTTCAGCGATGGAAGAAGAGCATCCTCAGGGAGTATATCAATTTCAAAACCAGTCCCAAGTTCTAGCTTAACAAGCGTCTTGCAAGTGAAGACCTCAAGAGGCAATGCATCTCCTTGTTCAGCCTCTATGTTTAGTTTAAGGTCCAAGACACCACGCTTCAGCACGTTACGGAGACAACGTTTGACAAGAGCATAATGAGGTCGAAGATCACGTTTTCTACATTTTAACGAGAAGTTCCTTATCCGTGAACTGGGATGCAGAGCCAATACTCCATTCAAGAAATCAGACAGACTCGTTGGATTCTCAACTGAGTCATTGACATTGAACTCAGCACTTGATATGATGTTAAACAACAGATTCCGCCACCTTTTGGAGAGAACCGATGCGAAAGCAGCCTCCTTTGCCGAGAGGAAGGACACGATATGGCAAATAATCTCATCAGGTAGATTGTTGATCTTATCCATCCCTCTTTGCTCTCAAATAATTTAAATGAAGCTTGCGACCACAAA
This genomic window contains:
- the LOC104789758 gene encoding F-box/LRR-repeat protein At3g58980-like, giving the protein MDKINNLPDEIICHIVSFLSAKEAAFASVLSKRWRNLLFNIISSAEFNVNDSVENPTSLSDFLNGVLALHPSSRIRNFSLKCRKRDLRPHYALVKRCLRNVLKRGVLDLKLNIEAEQGDALPLEVFTCKTLVKLELGTGFEIDILPEDALLPSLKTLTLDSVKFYDRYGCAFQKLLSACPVLVELVMREVEWEHWKWSRCVSSPTLERLTISHNLLADEYYLESITFDIPSLTYLDYVDFIPEAYPIVNLDSVVEAKLSIILTVEHNWNGNFIRDDALITGDPTNLIKGLKNVEILNLSSPETTEAFYFFRGAIPVYNNLQHLSIATDNELCWKALPYVLQSAPNLKTLVIRGLLHCNVNSETYDDEETVCECLSRYSFLRSCPVKFLEITEYGGTKGELEQMKHFLEKLKCLELLKVGVYATEPEDKLLHLKANVIKLPKSSRKCKIRFEYVQPFLIWD